From a single Lentisphaera profundi genomic region:
- a CDS encoding sulfatase-like hydrolase/transferase, with translation MSETFSIKLFKLIIILSLSSLWSNQKPNIILILADDLGYGDLGYLGAKDIRTPHIDALAESGMSFSQGYQSASVCGPARAGLLTGRHQQLFGCGENPPETGPLAKQFPDAGVPLNEQMIFELLKPAGYTTGVIGKWHMGLSHNQRPSQRSVDYFYGFLNGAHSYREAKMDMSGAPMTWPIFRNNEPVPFSGYTTEVFNDEGVNFIKRNKDKPFFLYMSYNSVHGPWEAQEKDLQRSAHIKKKWRRIYSAMLISMDDGLGRIVKNLKDEGIYDKTIVIFMSDNGAPNKLNEATRENDYLASNGSLHGRKGDTYEGGIRVPFIISWPNHIQAASTYKYPVSGLDVVPTLMSISQAPNSKKHLSGVNLMPYIHGTNKTRPHDTLYWRRDDDYAIRKKDWKLTWNDYNGPRVPMLFNLADDPKEERNLIQQYPEIAEDLQHKFDHWDSRLPDNKWWGGPSNRKR, from the coding sequence ATATCGGAGACTTTTAGTATCAAACTTTTTAAGCTCATAATAATTTTAAGTCTTAGCTCGCTTTGGTCTAATCAAAAACCAAATATCATTCTTATCCTTGCCGATGACTTGGGCTATGGAGATTTGGGATATCTAGGTGCTAAAGATATTCGCACACCTCACATCGATGCTTTGGCAGAATCAGGTATGAGTTTTAGCCAAGGCTACCAATCGGCCTCAGTCTGTGGCCCAGCTCGTGCAGGCCTGTTGACTGGGCGCCATCAACAACTTTTTGGCTGTGGTGAAAACCCTCCAGAAACGGGTCCTCTCGCCAAACAATTTCCGGATGCAGGTGTTCCTTTAAATGAGCAAATGATTTTTGAGCTCTTGAAACCAGCAGGATATACCACGGGAGTTATTGGAAAATGGCACATGGGGCTGAGTCATAATCAACGCCCCAGCCAGCGCTCGGTTGATTATTTTTATGGTTTCCTCAATGGTGCCCATTCTTACCGTGAAGCCAAAATGGATATGTCTGGAGCTCCCATGACATGGCCTATTTTTCGCAATAACGAGCCCGTCCCTTTTTCCGGCTACACCACTGAAGTTTTCAATGACGAGGGTGTTAACTTCATCAAGCGTAATAAAGATAAACCTTTTTTCCTCTACATGTCATATAATTCCGTCCACGGCCCCTGGGAAGCTCAGGAAAAAGACCTTCAACGTTCAGCCCACATCAAGAAGAAGTGGCGTAGAATCTATAGTGCCATGCTGATTTCTATGGACGATGGCTTAGGCAGGATCGTAAAAAATCTCAAAGATGAAGGTATCTACGATAAGACCATCGTCATTTTCATGAGTGATAATGGTGCTCCCAACAAATTAAACGAAGCCACTAGAGAAAACGATTACTTGGCGTCAAACGGCTCTCTACATGGCCGTAAAGGCGATACTTATGAAGGTGGCATCCGTGTCCCATTTATCATCTCTTGGCCAAATCACATCCAAGCTGCCTCTACTTATAAATACCCAGTTAGTGGCTTAGATGTCGTACCTACGCTGATGAGTATTAGTCAGGCTCCAAATTCCAAAAAACACTTAAGTGGCGTCAACCTTATGCCCTACATCCATGGAACGAATAAAACGCGCCCACACGATACTCTGTATTGGCGTCGTGATGATGATTATGCTATTCGTAAAAAAGATTGGAAACTTACTTGGAATGATTACAATGGCCCCCGTGTTCCCATGCTTTTCAATTTAGCCGATGATCCCAAGGAAGAAAGAAACCTCATTCAACAATATCCCGAAATTGCTGAGGACCTACAACACAAATTTGATCACTGGGATAGCCGTTTACCTGACAATAAATGGTGGGGTGGCCCTAGTAACAGGAAGCGCTAA